One Nocardia farcinica genomic region harbors:
- a CDS encoding GNAT family N-acetyltransferase, translating to MRAAHPTVREFTRADWPWLSAWYADETLNEQLGPLDQEWLDHVLADDTGVELVVALDGAPVASIGCVWADGHAENDHTVTALAVDPGRRRQGLATLALEAALGWPGHPPAAGWRAYVDLANLPALAFFRRRGWLDLGVADDMRTFRWPGPAVSQQ from the coding sequence ATGCGGGCAGCGCATCCGACCGTGCGAGAGTTCACCCGCGCCGACTGGCCGTGGCTGTCGGCGTGGTACGCGGACGAGACACTGAACGAACAGCTCGGCCCCCTCGATCAGGAGTGGCTCGACCACGTGCTCGCCGACGACACCGGCGTCGAACTCGTCGTGGCACTCGACGGCGCCCCCGTCGCCTCGATCGGCTGCGTGTGGGCCGACGGCCACGCCGAAAACGACCACACCGTCACCGCGCTCGCCGTCGACCCCGGCCGTCGCCGCCAGGGCCTGGCCACCCTCGCGCTCGAGGCCGCGCTCGGCTGGCCAGGTCACCCGCCGGCCGCGGGGTGGCGCGCCTACGTCGACCTGGCGAACCTGCCCGCCCTCGCCTTCTTCCGCCGCCGGGGCTGGCTCGATCTCGGCGTGGCCGACGACATGCGCACCTTCCGGTGGCCGGGTCCGGCCGTGTCCCAGCAGTGA
- a CDS encoding ATP-binding cassette domain-containing protein, which produces MAGVGVLLRPPPPGARPGRRDRGPPARARPRRRPRRGRRHPRRPRPRPEQLLRRPAGLSGGQLQRAALARALLARPRVLLCDEITTALDEPTAARIHRHLDAYRRRTGAAIVAIGHDLPGQLDRADRVALVDAGRLVDLGPPARLLAQPTTPLLADLLAAESPPGQGGT; this is translated from the coding sequence GTGGCAGGAGTCGGCGTCCTCCTTCGACCCCCGCCGCCCGGTGCTCGACCAGGTCGCCGCGACCGCGGTCCGCCTGCGCGGGCTCGCCCGCGACGCCGCCCGCGCCGAGGCCGCCGACACCCTCGCCGACCTCGGCCTCGCCCCGAGCAGCTGCTGCGCCGCCCGGCCGGACTGTCCGGCGGTCAACTCCAGCGCGCCGCCCTGGCCCGCGCCCTGCTGGCCCGGCCCCGCGTCCTGCTGTGCGACGAGATCACCACCGCGCTGGACGAACCCACCGCGGCGCGCATCCACCGCCACCTCGACGCCTACCGCCGACGCACCGGCGCCGCGATCGTCGCGATCGGCCACGACCTCCCCGGCCAACTCGACCGCGCCGACCGTGTCGCGCTCGTCGACGCGGGCCGCCTGGTCGATCTCGGCCCGCCCGCCCGCCTGCTCGCGCAGCCGACGACGCCCCTGCTGGCCGATCTGCTCGCCGCCGAATCTCCGCCCGGGCAGGGCGGCACATAG
- a CDS encoding ABC transporter permease, whose protein sequence is MSPRRALAGTLVAIPVLVALAGPVLADRAPRTRQAPFGPSVWSPFGTDRLGRDVLAAALSGGRTFLLVAVSTVLLAYLVGFLIGVAAAATDRTWLDELLMRPIDVLLCLPSLLIIMVAAIRTRGSEIAIAAAVALALVAPTARFVRMAARSVVHGPVMDALRMQGESRAYRYGRYAAREMARPVAADMALRFTVAVYFLASANFLGLGFDTTSTDWAVSVAANKDALTTAPWAVALPAGLIVALIVGINLLCDDLLADPRTLAVRAAVRTGKSA, encoded by the coding sequence ATGAGCCCGCGTCGCGCTCTCGCCGGCACGCTGGTGGCGATTCCGGTGCTGGTCGCCCTGGCCGGGCCGGTGCTGGCCGACCGCGCGCCGCGCACCCGGCAGGCGCCGTTCGGGCCGTCGGTGTGGTCGCCGTTCGGCACCGACCGTCTCGGCCGGGACGTGCTCGCCGCGGCGCTGTCCGGCGGGCGCACCTTCCTGCTGGTCGCGGTGTCGACGGTGTTGCTCGCCTACCTGGTGGGCTTCCTGATCGGCGTGGCCGCCGCGGCGACCGACCGGACCTGGCTGGACGAGCTGCTGATGCGGCCGATCGACGTGCTGCTGTGCCTGCCCTCGTTGCTGATCATCATGGTGGCCGCCATCCGAACCCGCGGATCCGAGATCGCCATCGCGGCGGCGGTGGCACTGGCACTGGTCGCCCCGACGGCCCGGTTCGTGCGGATGGCCGCCCGCTCGGTGGTGCACGGCCCCGTCATGGACGCGCTGCGGATGCAGGGCGAATCCCGCGCGTACCGCTACGGCCGCTACGCCGCGCGCGAGATGGCCAGGCCGGTGGCCGCCGATATGGCGTTGCGGTTCACCGTCGCGGTCTACTTCCTCGCGTCCGCGAACTTCCTCGGTCTCGGGTTCGACACCACCTCCACCGACTGGGCGGTGTCGGTGGCGGCGAACAAGGACGCGCTCACCACCGCGCCGTGGGCGGTGGCGCTGCCCGCCGGGCTGATCGTGGCGTTGATCGTCGGCATCAACCTGCTGTGCGACGACCTGCTGGCCGATCCGCGCACGCTCGCGGTGCGCGCCGCCGTGCGAACGGGGAAATCGGCATGA
- a CDS encoding ABC transporter permease, with amino-acid sequence MPPFARFVLRRTGIGVLQLGILLALVFGLSLLMPGDAADVQSNDVLGEDQRAVARELLGLDVAPVQRFLTWLGNAATGDFGTSYASGARVSDLVAGPLRTSAVLAVLALAVLVPVVVVAGFAAGLHPGSRRDRAITTVSIGFDSVPDFVLAVLLVSYVAIDLDLLPATFLGADADTVLRHPEYLVLPLIVIVARVAAPLVRLVRAGVIDVLHEPYIAQARRLGVGRLSLLARHIAPNALAPAMQELGRTGDGLLSGVLIVEAVFVVPGLASELIGAIGNRDEPVVLAIVAITGTAAIVLNLVIDVLGERMVPRSAEGRRG; translated from the coding sequence GTGCCGCCGTTCGCCCGATTCGTCCTGCGCCGCACCGGGATCGGGGTGCTTCAGCTGGGCATCCTGCTGGCCCTGGTGTTCGGGCTGTCGTTGCTGATGCCCGGCGACGCCGCCGACGTGCAGAGCAACGACGTCCTCGGCGAGGATCAGCGGGCGGTGGCGCGGGAACTGCTCGGCCTCGACGTCGCGCCGGTGCAGCGCTTCCTGACCTGGCTGGGTAACGCCGCCACCGGCGATTTCGGCACCTCCTACGCCAGCGGTGCGCGCGTGAGCGACCTCGTCGCCGGGCCGCTGCGCACCTCCGCCGTGCTGGCCGTGCTGGCACTGGCCGTGCTGGTGCCGGTGGTCGTCGTCGCCGGATTCGCCGCCGGGCTGCATCCCGGCTCGCGACGGGACCGCGCGATCACCACGGTCAGCATCGGCTTCGACTCCGTTCCGGATTTCGTGCTCGCGGTGCTGCTGGTGAGCTACGTGGCCATCGATCTGGATCTGCTGCCCGCGACGTTTCTCGGCGCCGATGCCGACACCGTGCTCCGGCACCCGGAGTACCTGGTGTTGCCGTTGATCGTGATCGTCGCGCGGGTGGCCGCCCCGCTCGTGCGGTTGGTGCGGGCCGGGGTGATCGACGTGCTGCACGAGCCCTACATCGCGCAGGCCCGGCGGCTCGGCGTGGGGCGGCTGTCGCTGCTGGCCCGCCACATCGCGCCGAACGCGCTGGCGCCGGCGATGCAGGAGCTCGGCCGCACCGGCGACGGGCTGCTGTCGGGCGTGCTGATCGTCGAGGCGGTGTTCGTGGTGCCCGGTCTGGCGTCGGAGCTGATCGGGGCGATCGGCAACCGGGACGAGCCGGTGGTCCTGGCGATCGTGGCGATCACCGGCACGGCGGCGATCGTGCTGAACCTGGTGATCGACGTGCTCGGGGAGCGGATGGTGCCGCGGTCGGCCGAGGGCAGGCGCGGATGA
- a CDS encoding class I SAM-dependent methyltransferase produces the protein MTTSELDIERARYWVRRWDRQQEHYMPDREQRFEVIGDVLAEIVRRPDPLIVDLGVGPGTLSDRLLVRFPEATVVGVDADPLLLALAERTLGSSRFRTVDADLREPDWPARLELDRAPDAFVSTTALHWMNREPLRALIGACADMLAPGGVFVNGDHLYEGERGPRLDTLGAALTRRRAERVGTAAAEDWAAWWAAVAAAPELAELVRLRDGGFEHTVHDRPSVHDYVEFARAEGFAEAGIVWQYGDDRVVVGIR, from the coding sequence ATGACCACCAGCGAACTGGACATCGAGCGGGCCCGGTACTGGGTGCGGCGCTGGGACCGTCAGCAGGAGCACTACATGCCCGACCGCGAGCAGCGGTTCGAGGTGATCGGCGATGTGCTCGCCGAGATCGTGCGGCGGCCGGATCCGCTGATCGTCGATCTCGGTGTCGGGCCGGGCACGCTGTCGGATCGGCTGCTCGTCCGCTTCCCCGAGGCGACGGTCGTGGGCGTGGACGCCGACCCGCTGCTGTTGGCGCTGGCCGAACGCACCCTGGGCTCGTCGCGGTTCCGCACCGTCGATGCCGATCTGCGGGAACCGGATTGGCCCGCCCGGCTGGAGCTGGACCGGGCACCGGACGCGTTCGTCAGCACCACCGCGCTGCACTGGATGAACCGGGAACCGCTGCGCGCGCTGATCGGTGCCTGCGCGGACATGCTGGCCCCGGGCGGGGTGTTCGTCAACGGCGACCACCTCTACGAAGGCGAACGCGGCCCCCGCCTGGACACGCTGGGGGCGGCGCTGACGCGGCGGCGCGCCGAGCGGGTCGGGACGGCCGCCGCCGAGGACTGGGCGGCATGGTGGGCGGCGGTGGCGGCGGCGCCGGAACTGGCCGAGCTGGTGCGGCTGCGCGACGGCGGATTCGAGCACACCGTGCACGACCGGCCGAGCGTGCACGACTACGTCGAGTTCGCGCGGGCGGAGGGTTTCGCCGAGGCGGGCATCGTGTGGCAGTACGGCGACGACCGTGTCGTCGTCGGGATCCGGTAG
- a CDS encoding ABC transporter substrate-binding protein yields the protein MEHEPPRGRLGRRAFLVGSALGAGALVAGCGGRSTAGVDTDVFTAAFQGSGAGEGIDPGVNTLFIDEARMKSVYDGLFEVDETMTPIPRLAAGAEPNADGTRWRITLREARWHDGRAFVADDVLSTLARVLGPPQRRPFVAASSLTEVDLPACRAVDDRTVEIALRRPAFDFLIALSAYGTKIVPAGAQDFDRPVGTGPFVFRSFEPGRQFVATRNEHYWDGAPAIGELRIVSAEADARLNALRSGQVDFADNLGPAASRVLSGDRGVELTSTPGSGIYFFAMKTDRPPFDNPDVRRALMRMVDREEMVKVALEGQGEVAGDVFGRGYQYYAELEPHRYDPDEARRLLDRAGVRDLRFDLFTAPVAHGFVEAARLFAEQAAACGVHVEVVIGSKDTYYTDSMQTGALTMGQSGPLPIPNHFASRLLTDAPQNRTRFADPEFDALYVRAQATAATEGRAAIYRTMHEIVHDRGGFVFFASTLWHSAARSGFRDVPAAVPNSHGWARFDGVTAR from the coding sequence ATGGAGCACGAACCACCGCGGGGCAGGTTGGGGCGGCGCGCCTTCCTGGTGGGCAGCGCGTTGGGCGCGGGGGCGCTGGTGGCCGGGTGTGGTGGGCGATCGACGGCCGGCGTCGACACCGACGTGTTCACCGCCGCGTTCCAGGGGTCGGGGGCGGGGGAGGGCATCGATCCCGGGGTGAACACGCTGTTCATCGACGAGGCGCGGATGAAGTCGGTCTACGACGGCTTGTTCGAGGTCGACGAGACGATGACGCCGATCCCGCGCCTGGCCGCCGGGGCCGAACCGAACGCCGACGGCACCCGCTGGCGGATCACCCTGCGCGAGGCGCGGTGGCACGACGGGCGGGCGTTCGTCGCCGACGATGTGCTGTCCACGCTGGCGCGGGTGCTCGGCCCGCCGCAACGCCGCCCGTTCGTGGCGGCGTCCTCGCTGACGGAGGTGGACCTGCCCGCGTGCCGCGCGGTGGACGACCGCACCGTCGAGATCGCGTTGCGCCGCCCCGCCTTCGACTTCCTGATCGCCCTGTCCGCGTACGGGACCAAGATCGTGCCCGCGGGCGCGCAGGATTTCGACCGGCCGGTGGGCACCGGGCCGTTCGTGTTCCGATCCTTCGAGCCGGGACGGCAATTCGTCGCGACCCGCAACGAGCACTACTGGGACGGCGCGCCCGCCATCGGTGAGCTGCGCATCGTCAGCGCGGAGGCGGACGCGCGGCTCAACGCGCTGCGCAGCGGACAGGTCGATTTCGCCGACAATCTCGGCCCCGCCGCCTCCCGTGTGCTGAGCGGTGACCGCGGCGTGGAGCTCACCTCGACACCCGGCAGCGGTATCTACTTCTTCGCCATGAAGACCGACCGGCCGCCGTTCGACAATCCCGACGTGCGGCGCGCGCTGATGCGGATGGTGGACCGCGAGGAGATGGTGAAGGTCGCGCTGGAAGGGCAGGGCGAGGTGGCCGGCGACGTCTTCGGCCGGGGCTACCAGTACTACGCCGAACTGGAGCCGCACCGCTACGATCCCGACGAAGCGCGCAGGCTGCTCGACCGCGCCGGGGTTCGTGACCTGCGGTTCGATCTGTTCACCGCACCGGTCGCGCACGGATTCGTGGAAGCGGCCCGGTTGTTCGCCGAGCAGGCCGCCGCGTGCGGGGTGCACGTCGAGGTGGTGATCGGTTCCAAGGACACCTACTACACCGACTCGATGCAGACCGGTGCGCTCACCATGGGCCAGTCCGGCCCGCTGCCGATCCCCAACCATTTCGCCTCGCGCCTGCTGACCGACGCGCCCCAGAACCGCACCCGGTTCGCCGATCCCGAGTTCGACGCCCTCTACGTCCGCGCCCAGGCCACCGCGGCCACCGAAGGTCGCGCGGCGATCTATCGCACGATGCACGAGATAGTGCACGACCGAGGAGGATTCGTGTTCTTCGCCAGTACCCTGTGGCACAGCGCGGCCAGGTCCGGCTTCCGCGACGTTCCCGCCGCCGTGCCGAACTCGCACGGCTGGGCCAGGTTCGACGGGGTGACCGCGCGATGA
- a CDS encoding cytochrome P450 family protein — protein MATPHFPTGAAAPGVCPVQHGPAGHTEERIPLYTAEFVADPHLAYREMRRRYGSLAPVELAPGVPATLVIGYSTAVRILNDPNHFPADPRAWQKTVPENCPVLPMMAWLPAARNNDGPVHARYRSASAAAIDAIDVQSIYPMVEKIAITLINTFCRAGQADLVTQYAFPLVLEVLNQIVGCPEDIGRRVAAGMAARFDTVKSAQAMPMLKEALLELIRLKREHPGDDVTSRLVQHPAQLDDVEVFAQLMSFYGAGFEAQRNLITNALLLMITDDRFRFGDVLTNLSTIDALDEVLFDDPPMANFCTTYPRQPITVDGVWLPADQPVVISLAACNNDPEIRGADTPGGSSHGNRSHLAWSTGPHACPARSVAYVTVQNAIDQLFDALPEIQLAVPAEDLRRRPGPFHRALAALPVVFPSCPPLHIP, from the coding sequence TTGGCTACACCGCACTTCCCGACCGGCGCCGCGGCGCCGGGGGTATGCCCCGTCCAACACGGCCCGGCCGGCCACACCGAGGAGCGGATCCCGCTCTACACCGCGGAATTCGTCGCCGACCCGCACCTGGCCTACCGCGAGATGCGCCGCCGGTACGGCTCGCTGGCGCCGGTCGAGCTGGCCCCCGGCGTGCCGGCCACCCTGGTGATCGGCTACTCCACCGCGGTGCGAATCCTCAACGACCCCAATCATTTCCCGGCCGATCCGCGCGCCTGGCAGAAGACCGTGCCGGAGAACTGCCCCGTGCTACCGATGATGGCCTGGCTCCCCGCCGCCCGCAACAACGACGGGCCCGTGCACGCGCGCTACCGCAGCGCGTCCGCGGCCGCCATCGACGCCATCGACGTCCAATCGATCTACCCGATGGTCGAGAAGATCGCCATCACCCTGATCAACACCTTCTGCCGGGCCGGGCAGGCCGACCTGGTGACCCAGTACGCCTTCCCGCTGGTGCTCGAGGTGCTCAACCAGATCGTCGGCTGCCCCGAGGACATCGGCCGCCGGGTCGCGGCGGGCATGGCCGCGCGCTTCGACACCGTCAAGAGCGCCCAGGCGATGCCGATGCTGAAAGAGGCACTGCTCGAACTCATCCGGCTCAAACGGGAACACCCCGGCGACGACGTCACCTCGCGGCTGGTCCAGCACCCGGCCCAGCTCGACGACGTGGAGGTCTTCGCCCAGCTGATGAGCTTCTACGGTGCGGGTTTCGAGGCGCAGCGCAACCTCATCACCAACGCGCTGCTGCTGATGATCACCGACGACCGGTTCCGCTTCGGCGACGTGCTCACCAACCTGTCCACCATCGATGCCCTCGACGAAGTGCTCTTCGACGACCCGCCGATGGCCAACTTCTGCACCACCTACCCGCGCCAGCCGATCACCGTCGACGGCGTCTGGCTACCGGCCGACCAGCCCGTCGTCATCAGCCTGGCCGCCTGTAACAACGACCCCGAGATCCGCGGCGCCGACACCCCCGGCGGCAGCAGCCACGGCAACCGCTCCCACCTGGCGTGGAGCACCGGCCCGCACGCCTGCCCCGCCCGCTCCGTCGCCTATGTCACCGTCCAGAACGCCATCGACCAACTCTTCGACGCCCTCCCCGAAATCCAGCTCGCCGTCCCCGCCGAGGACCTCCGCCGGCGCCCCGGCCCCTTCCACCGCGCCCTCGCCGCCCTGCCCGTCGTCTTCCCCTCCTGCCCGCCACTGCACATTCCCTGA
- a CDS encoding cation:proton antiporter: MPSPLAISTLFFLQLVVILLAYRLLWPVLRRLGQVQVVAIMIAGFLLGPSLLGAAWPELQQRLFPTDVVLDGVTVPHPNATAIQVVGQLGLVLYMFLVGASFDRAILGGHLRQAGLTSATGVLVPMVLGGSVGWWLVGAGGYFTDAVSPWQGALFLAAAVAVTAFPILAWIVHDSGLTGTRLGTMALACAAVDDLCAWLLLAVVVATAQDSAGGAYLALAGGALYLAVMATAGRRLLTRLETWTPRRGDHETTGGLPVAPVVAVLLVVLAAAAFTDFVGIHSVLGAFVAGVVMPRGELLAGLRRAFEPLVAYLLLPAFFIHTGLSTELSLIFTPNVLAVTALVLVVSFASKFGAVGLVARAQGMGWREAGAMGALANARGLMELVLLGIGLSSGLITPALYTVLALMTTVTTVLATPLQRLFERGAWKRGMVFGPNGEQPPVREPADTAPSATT, from the coding sequence ATGCCTTCACCGTTGGCGATCTCGACGCTGTTCTTCCTGCAACTGGTCGTGATCCTGCTGGCCTACCGGTTGCTGTGGCCGGTGCTGCGCAGGCTCGGCCAGGTGCAGGTGGTCGCGATCATGATCGCCGGGTTCCTGCTCGGGCCCTCGCTGCTCGGCGCGGCGTGGCCGGAGCTCCAGCAGCGGCTCTTCCCGACCGACGTGGTGCTCGACGGCGTCACCGTCCCGCATCCGAACGCCACGGCCATCCAGGTCGTCGGCCAGCTCGGGCTGGTGCTGTACATGTTCCTGGTCGGCGCATCGTTCGATCGCGCCATCCTCGGCGGCCATCTGCGCCAGGCCGGGCTCACCTCGGCCACCGGCGTGCTGGTGCCGATGGTGCTCGGCGGGTCGGTCGGCTGGTGGCTGGTCGGTGCGGGCGGCTACTTCACCGACGCGGTCTCGCCCTGGCAGGGCGCGTTGTTTCTGGCGGCGGCCGTCGCGGTCACCGCGTTCCCGATCCTGGCCTGGATCGTCCACGACTCGGGGCTGACCGGCACCCGGCTCGGCACCATGGCGCTGGCCTGCGCGGCCGTGGACGACCTGTGCGCGTGGCTGCTGCTGGCCGTCGTCGTGGCCACCGCGCAGGACTCCGCGGGTGGTGCGTACCTGGCGCTGGCCGGTGGGGCGCTGTATCTGGCCGTCATGGCAACCGCGGGCCGTCGTTTGCTGACCCGGCTGGAGACCTGGACACCTCGGCGCGGCGACCACGAGACCACCGGCGGGCTCCCGGTGGCGCCCGTGGTGGCGGTGCTGCTCGTGGTCCTGGCCGCGGCGGCGTTCACCGACTTCGTCGGCATCCACTCGGTGCTCGGCGCGTTCGTCGCCGGGGTCGTGATGCCCCGCGGTGAGCTGCTGGCCGGGCTGCGCCGCGCCTTCGAGCCGCTGGTGGCGTATCTGCTGCTGCCCGCCTTCTTCATCCACACCGGCCTCAGCACCGAGCTGAGCCTGATCTTCACACCGAACGTGCTCGCGGTCACCGCGCTGGTGCTGGTGGTGTCGTTCGCGAGCAAGTTCGGCGCGGTCGGGCTGGTCGCGCGCGCACAGGGCATGGGCTGGCGGGAGGCGGGAGCGATGGGCGCCCTCGCCAACGCCCGCGGATTGATGGAACTGGTCCTGCTCGGCATCGGCCTGTCCAGTGGGCTGATCACCCCCGCGCTCTACACCGTGCTGGCCCTGATGACCACCGTCACCACCGTGCTCGCCACACCGCTGCAACGACTGTTCGAACGCGGGGCGTGGAAACGCGGAATGGTGTTCGGGCCCAACGGAGAACAGCCTCCGGTCCGGGAGCCCGCCGACACCGCTCCGTCGGCCACGACGTAG
- a CDS encoding NAD(P)/FAD-dependent oxidoreductase: MGNNPHVVVVGGGPGGSTTAALLARAGIRVTLLERDRFPRYHIGESLLASCLSTLRLSGAYDKVAAHGFQIKRGGYFQWQDDNWLLDWSQLVDAEAWSYQVERAAFDEILLRNAAEQGATVIEGATVTDVVFEGDRPVAVEWKAAGEDEIRTIPCDFLVDASGRYGLLANRRFGMRRQHPAFRNVAVWSYWRGAHLHPDSPEGAINVVSTPEGGWFWHIPLSDGRFSVGYVISARTAGEALRTKGRDTYYRDTIAASKAMSELLAGAEQVAEVRAEQDYSYVSDRFAGPGYVIVGDAAAFLDPLLSTGVHLATYGGLVAAAAIATSLRGEMSEQDALAFYEHTARRAYSRFLVLVSRMYEQYIGSEEYFAHAAKLTEVHEGDTPEVSFTRIMAGLTDVEESAGSQQRTSTQAIVAEAERLHDESANLEYMGHLDMSVVWDHWRDPLADTVMDGVRITTEPVLGLTGRPRTAEEIAAVARPVIPPKAAGVAGR, translated from the coding sequence ATGGGGAACAATCCGCACGTCGTCGTCGTCGGTGGAGGGCCGGGCGGGTCCACCACCGCCGCCCTGCTCGCCCGGGCGGGTATCCGGGTGACCTTGCTGGAACGGGATCGGTTCCCGCGCTATCACATCGGTGAATCGCTGCTGGCCTCCTGCCTGTCCACGTTGCGTCTGTCGGGGGCGTACGACAAGGTCGCCGCGCACGGCTTCCAGATCAAGCGCGGCGGCTATTTCCAGTGGCAGGACGACAACTGGCTACTGGACTGGTCGCAGTTGGTGGATGCCGAAGCCTGGTCCTATCAGGTCGAGCGCGCCGCCTTCGACGAGATCCTGCTGCGCAACGCCGCCGAGCAGGGCGCCACCGTGATCGAAGGCGCGACCGTCACCGACGTCGTGTTCGAGGGCGACCGCCCGGTGGCGGTGGAGTGGAAAGCCGCCGGGGAGGACGAGATCCGCACCATCCCCTGCGATTTCCTCGTCGACGCCTCGGGACGCTACGGCCTGCTGGCCAACCGGCGATTCGGGATGCGCAGGCAGCACCCGGCGTTTCGCAACGTCGCCGTCTGGTCGTACTGGCGCGGCGCCCATCTGCATCCGGACAGTCCCGAGGGCGCGATCAACGTCGTCTCCACGCCCGAGGGCGGCTGGTTCTGGCACATCCCGTTGTCCGACGGCCGGTTCAGCGTCGGCTACGTGATCTCGGCGCGCACGGCGGGCGAGGCACTGCGCACCAAGGGCCGTGACACCTATTACCGCGACACGATCGCCGCGAGCAAGGCCATGAGCGAGCTGCTCGCGGGCGCCGAGCAGGTCGCCGAGGTGCGGGCCGAGCAGGACTACTCGTACGTGTCGGACCGCTTCGCCGGGCCCGGCTACGTCATCGTCGGCGACGCCGCGGCCTTCCTCGACCCGCTGCTGTCCACCGGTGTGCACCTGGCGACCTACGGGGGACTCGTCGCCGCGGCCGCCATCGCCACGAGTCTGCGCGGCGAGATGAGCGAGCAGGACGCGCTGGCCTTCTACGAGCACACCGCCCGCCGGGCGTACTCGCGGTTCCTGGTGCTGGTGTCGCGGATGTACGAGCAGTACATCGGCTCCGAGGAGTACTTCGCGCACGCCGCAAAGCTCACCGAGGTGCACGAGGGCGACACCCCGGAGGTGTCGTTCACCCGGATCATGGCCGGCCTGACCGATGTCGAGGAGTCCGCGGGCTCGCAGCAGCGCACCTCGACCCAGGCCATCGTCGCCGAAGCCGAACGCCTGCACGACGAGTCGGCCAACCTCGAATACATGGGGCACCTGGACATGTCCGTGGTCTGGGACCACTGGCGCGACCCACTGGCCGACACGGTGATGGACGGCGTGCGGATCACCACCGAACCGGTGTTGGGCCTCACCGGGCGCCCGCGCACCGCCGAGGAGATCGCGGCGGTCGCACGGCCGGTCATCCCGCCCAAAGCGGCGGGTGTGGCCGGGCGGTGA
- a CDS encoding TetR/AcrR family transcriptional regulator, translating to MTTSTETVATSADRRTRPSPAQRLLDTATTLFARHGIRAVGIDRVLAEAGVARASLYSSYGSKDGLVLAYLEHLDHRDRERWHAAVADLADPADRVLAFFDLALASAPGKGFRGCQYANAATEFPEQALAPVIEHRRWVRATLTALLAECGAAEPDELARRIQLIYDGALAGSKLEHSVEPLRLGRALAEGLLGR from the coding sequence GTGACCACGTCGACCGAAACCGTGGCGACGAGCGCGGACCGACGGACCAGGCCGAGTCCCGCGCAACGCCTGCTCGACACCGCCACCACGTTGTTCGCCCGACACGGCATCCGGGCGGTGGGGATCGACCGGGTGCTCGCCGAGGCGGGGGTGGCGCGGGCCAGCCTGTACTCCAGCTACGGATCCAAGGACGGGCTGGTGCTCGCCTATCTCGAGCACCTGGACCACCGCGACCGCGAGCGGTGGCACGCGGCGGTGGCCGACCTCGCCGACCCGGCCGACCGGGTGCTGGCCTTCTTCGATCTCGCGCTGGCCTCCGCGCCGGGCAAGGGCTTCCGTGGCTGTCAATACGCCAATGCGGCGACCGAGTTTCCCGAGCAGGCGCTCGCGCCGGTGATCGAGCACCGCCGGTGGGTCCGTGCGACCCTCACCGCCCTGCTGGCCGAGTGTGGCGCGGCGGAGCCGGACGAGCTGGCCCGGCGCATCCAGCTGATCTACGACGGCGCGCTCGCGGGCTCCAAGCTCGAGCACTCGGTGGAGCCGCTGCGCCTCGGTCGCGCGCTCGCCGAGGGATTGCTGGGCCGGTAG
- a CDS encoding DUF4242 domain-containing protein — protein MSLYLYELVPAIDPGKAVDELARRFGEAGGELIEAQVTGDAGRIFAIAEFESCRGTRLEPDGALGDIDGPHEVRLVGAELAQLKAARPAAGYLVEWDIPAEIDMETYLARKKANSPKYADVPEVDFLRTYVREDMDKCLCFYDAPDEAAVRRARAAVSTPVDRLHALTDPRT, from the coding sequence ATGTCGCTGTACCTGTATGAACTCGTGCCCGCCATCGATCCCGGCAAAGCCGTCGACGAACTGGCCCGTCGTTTCGGCGAGGCGGGCGGTGAGCTGATCGAAGCCCAGGTGACCGGTGACGCCGGGCGGATCTTCGCGATCGCGGAGTTCGAGTCCTGTCGCGGGACCCGGCTCGAGCCCGACGGCGCACTCGGCGACATCGACGGACCGCACGAGGTCCGGCTCGTCGGTGCCGAACTGGCGCAGCTCAAGGCCGCCCGGCCGGCGGCGGGCTACCTGGTGGAGTGGGACATCCCCGCCGAGATCGACATGGAGACCTACCTGGCGCGCAAGAAGGCCAACTCACCCAAGTACGCCGACGTGCCCGAGGTCGATTTCCTGCGCACCTACGTTCGCGAGGACATGGACAAGTGCCTGTGCTTCTACGACGCCCCCGACGAGGCGGCGGTGCGGCGGGCCCGCGCGGCCGTGAGCACCCCGGTCGACCGCCTGCACGCGCTCACGGACCCCAGGACATGA